Below is a window of Solanum stenotomum isolate F172 chromosome 7, ASM1918654v1, whole genome shotgun sequence DNA.
TCGCGTTGTTGTTCACTAAGGCCTTTGCACACTTCATCTAGAGCTTCTTGACCATTTTTACATGTGTAAGTGGTTGCACCAAGCTTAGAAACCGCGGTTTTGCAAATCATAAGTAACATCCTATCATCCTCAACCACCAAAATTTTCTTTCCTGTTAAAGGTAACTTCTTACAAGAACGTCCGTTAACATCAACAGAAACATCTTGTACTAATGTATGTTGTTGAGTCTTGATTCTTGAAGTTGTTTCGTCCTTTGTTTCTCGTGTAAATTTGAGGACACGAAATAAACGAGAACCATGTAGTGGTTTTGTTATGACTATGTCTGTTGAAGGTAGCTTATCCTCATCTACACCTGGTTTATCAATCCAAACAACACGAAGAGACACATTCTTAGGGAAGTCCTTTCGTAACTCAGCCATAGCACGACTCATTTCTCGAGTTAGTCCATCACTTGTGTCAATTATGATCAAGATGAATCTTAGTCCTCTGCCTCTCCTCTGAAATGATGAGATATCGATATCTGTTCCATCAAGAGCACTGAGGGGAATTTCCTTTGATTTACACGAGGACGAGGAGGAGTTGGTTATCTTGCCTTTCACCTTCTTGAGAGTTTGAGGAAACTGCTCGTGTCGATTTACAACATGTACCTTTAAGCCAAGTACATTCATCATGAATCTACGAAGAACTCGACTTCTTTCTTCCTCCTTAATGAAAAGGATGACATTGGATTTTTGATGACTAGTGATACTGTTATCACTTGCTACTGAATGATAATAAGAGTCATTAGATATATAATCTCCTCCTAATTGAGActctaaatcttcttcttttgcacaatTAACACTAATTGCttgatgttcttgaagttgAGGTTGATCACTTGCTATGAGGAAAATGTTGAATCTGAAGCAAGTGCCCTTTTCACCAATTTGCTTGTCGACGATACCTATTTCACCTCCCATTAAACGAACCTGAAAAATGAACGTAAATATGGAAGTAACATGAGATTTGAAGTATGAAATTCATTAAATGCGCTATGAAGCAAATCTTGAAATGTTTCTATAATGATATGATCAGATTGTCTGTTGGAGAAATATTAGTACCAAATATAGACTGCAATAGCACTGATAAAAACAAGAAACCTGACGTCGTTTATTAAAGACTACTAGCTAGAGTCCTGAGTTGCTCGGACTTTCCAAAAATGTTGATGCACCTGTGTCAAATACTCAAAAAACTCACTACTTATGGAGGATCCGACATGCACCTAGTGAGATTTTTGAAGAGTCGGAAAAACATAGAGCTAGAAGACTATGCTGAAATAAATGTACAATGCAAAATATGTAATGAACTGTTAAGATATTTGCAGAAGTTTTACAGAATCTATAAAACTTGTCAGTTCCAGTTCTAGACTAAGACGCAGCACGCACatctgtgtgtgtgtgtgaaatTGGCATGTCTAGAAAAAGCAGAACATACTGactctaaattttgaatttgctATTGTACGAAGTATATGGTAAAAGATACACGTACCAACGACTGAGTAATGCCAAGGCCTAAGCCAGTGCCTGCTTGTGATCCATGAACAGAAGTTGTTTGATCATTCACTTGAACATAATTCTCAAAAACTGACTTCTGTTTCTCTTTCGGAATTCCTTTCCCTGTATCATCTACCTCGAATATGAACTCCACACAGTTAGGATCTTGCTGAACTCTATTCAGTACTCGCACTTCTGCAGAAGATTCATCGTTCTGTAAACGTAAACATGGCATACAACCAATACTAGAATTACTTGTATTCGGAGCAAGATTGGAACTTTCCTCAAAACCAGGTTTTCGAGCCCAAGCACGAAGAGTAATGTGTCCTTCTGATGTAAATTTATCTGCATTTTGCAACAGGTTATTCAAGATCCTTTGCAATTCTATCCTGTCTCCTTTAACACGAGAGAATCTTGCGATAGAACCATCACATGGATCTAGTAACACATCGACATTCTTCATTGCTCCATTTGGGTAGTAGATGTTGACAACATGTTCTAGTAACACTTCCATGTTGAATTCTTCATCTTTAAGCTGCTTCTTCCCTTCTTCAATCTTGTTTTCGTCAAGAATCGAATTCAATATGTCTGAAGGAAAAAGATCATAACTTTGAAGCTACATTGCAGGTAATCGCGCAATAAAATAAGACAGATGACCTGCTATAAACATAATATGTTAAAATACTTTGCTACTATAAACGTTTTCTTTAGATTGTCAGAGTATACAAGTTAAATCCGACTTAGCTAATATAAAACATTAACCTAAAAGATCATTCTTGCAAGATTCCATATGATCCAAATACTTTACTACTATAAACACTTCTCTTAGATTGTCAgagtatataagttaaatccgACAGAGCTAACAAAACACTAACCTAAAAGATCATTCTTTCAAGATTCCATATGATCCAAATACTTTACTATACTATAAACGCTTTTCTTAGATTGTTAGAGAATACAAGTTAAATCCGGCTAAGCTAACAAAACACTAACCTAAAAGATCATTCTTTCAAGATTCCATATGATCCAAATACTTTACTATACTATAAACGCTTTTCTTAGATTGTCAGAGAATACAAGTGAAATCCGACTAAGCTAACAAAACACTAACCTAAAAGATCATTCTTTCAAGATTCCATATGATCCAAATACTTTACTATACTATAAACGCTTTTCTTAGATTGTCAGAGTACACAAGTTAAATCCGACTAAACTAACAAAACACTAACCTAAAAGATCGTTCTGGCAAGACTCCATATGATCCAAATACTTTACTATACTATAAACGCTTCAgattatataagttaaatccgACTGAGCTAACAAAACACTAACCTAAAAGATCATTCTAGCAAGACTCCATATGATCCAAATActttactatactataaatgctTCAGAGTACATAAGTTATATCCGACTGAGCTAACAAAACACTAACCTAAAAGATCGTTCTAGCAAGACTCCATATGATCCAAATACTTTACTATACTATAAACGCTTCAGAGTACATAAGTTAAATCCGACTGAGCTAACAAAACACTAACCTAAAAGATCGTTCTAGCAAGACTCCATATGATCCAAATACTTTACTATACTATAAACGCTTCAGAGTACATAAGTTAAATCCGACTGAGCTAACAAAACACTAACCTAAAAGATCGTTCTTGCAAGACTCCATATGATCCAAATACTTCACCAATTCAGATTGAGGTGAAGCCTGAACGCGACACATCCAAATCAATCCACTTATTCCAGCAAGAGAAGCTCTAACATCATGATTTGCGCGAGCAGACGCAGTACTTTTATTCATACTCTTCCTCTCAGCTTGTTGAGTTGCTTCCATTTGCTTTATAAGTGCAGAACACAAATACATTTCTCTTCTTGCTGCTCTTATTGTTAGTATAACAAAAGTAACTATGGATATAGCCAAAACAACTATCATTAAGATAATTAACATAAATCCAAATTTAATGTTCTTATGATAATCGCGTTGTAGAACATCCTGTACATTATACACCTGAAAAATTCAATCATACGAAGAATTAACCTAAATAGTCGTTCAAGACtgtttaaactaaaaatagtcGATAGATGTGAGATAGTACCTTAATCTCCCCTTCAATTATTTTGACCTTATGGACCCAAAAAGGTATCAATACAGCAGGTANTTTACTATACTATAAACGCTTTTCTTAGATTGTCAGAGTATACAAGTTAAATCCGACTAAGCTAACAAAACACTAACCTAAAAGATCATTCTTGCAAGATTCCATATGATCCAAATACTTTACTACTATAGTCTATAAACGTTTCTTAGATTGTCAGAGTATATAAGTTCAGTTAAATCTGACTGAGCTAACAAAACACTAACCTAAAAGATCATTCTACCAAGATTCCATGTGATCCAAATACTTTACTATAAACACTTCAgagtatataagttaaatccgACTAAGCTAACAAAACACTAACCTAAAAGATCGTTCTAGCAAGACTCCATATGATCCAAATACTATACTATAAACACTTCAgagtatataagttaaatccgACTGAGCAAACAAAACACTAACCTAACAGATCGTTCTAGCAAGACTCCATATGATCTAAATACTATACTATAAACGCTTCAgagtatataagttaaatccgACTGAGCTAAAAAAACACTAACCTAAAAGATCGTTCTTGCAAGACTCCATATGATCCAAATACTTCACCAATTCAGATTGAGGTGAAGCCTGAACGCGACACATCCAAATCAATCCACTTATTCCAGCAAGAGAAGCTCTAACATCATGATTTGCGCGAGCAGACGCAGTACTTTTATTCATACTCTTCCTCTCAGCTTGTTGAGTTGCTTCCATTTGCTTTATAAGTGCAGAACACAAATACATTTCTCTTCTTGCTGCTCTTATTGTTAGTATAACAAAAGTAACTATGGATATAGCCAAAACAACTATCATTAAGATAATTAACATAAATCCAAATTTAATGTTCTTATGATAATCGCGTTGTAGAACATCCTGTACATTATACACCTGAAAAATTCAATCATACGAAGAATTAACCTAAATAGTCGTTCAAGACtgtttaaactaaaaatagtcGATAGATGTGAGACAGTACCTTAATCTCCCCTTCAATTATTTTGACCTTATGGACCCAAAAAGGTATCAATACAGCAGGTACCAATACTATTATGAGTAACTACACGtgacaaaatattcaaaaaaaataaaaataagttagctaaatattcttattatttttggtttaatatgaaattgactaataaatattttagcACTAGAAAACTCACCAAAACCAAGCAGAAACCAACAGGCATTGGCACTTTAAATAAGCTTAGATTCATGgctgaaaaaaaaactaacatagatcaatatttttaattttaaaatagtttggTGCACGAAACATCTACATGATCACGGGAGGGGTACTATCCATAGACAGTCTAACCTGATGCAAGATTTTACGACTCGAACGTGTGAGCTATTGGAAGAACTTCAAAGGAATGGTGAGGAGgagaagataaaagaagaattttttttcttcaactaaAAAAGCAAAAACTTAGCTCTTATTAAgacaaagtatatatataaggatattactagtttttaaaaaaggaaagaaatatattactattacgAAAAGAATAGTAAACAGACATGCATAtattttctttccatttgtcttaaaatttaatattttactttttaaaatcaGAAGTAGGGAAAACAACCATCATGGTCGTATATGTTTAAAACTAGGTTAGAAATAATCCTTTGAATTATGCATCGAacatttttagtcctttaaattTGTCAATTATAATTTTCATGATGTATACACGATTTTGATATAGAATTCATATTTGTTtcaactcaatatatatatatatatatatatatatatatatatatatatattttNaatatttttaattttaaaatagtttggTGCACGAAACATCTACATGATCACGGGAGGGGTACTATCCATAGACAGTCTAACCTGATGCAAGATTTTACGACTCGAACGTGTGAGCTATTGGAAGAACTTCAAAGGAATGGTGAGGAGgagaagataaaagaagaattttttttcttcaactaaAAAAGCAAAAACTTAGCTCTTATTAAgacaaagtatatatataaggatATTACTAGTTTTTAATAAAGGAAagaaatatattactattacgAAAAGAATAGTAAACAGACATATGCATAtattttctttccatttgtcttaaaatttaatatttttctttttaaaatcagAAGTAGGGAAAACAACCATCATGGTCGTATATGTTTAAAACAAGGTTAGAAATAATCCTTTGAATTATGCATCGAACATTTTGTCCTTTAAATTTGTCAATTATAATTTCCATGATGTATACACGATTTTGATATAGAACTCATATTTGTTTCAACtcaatatattattgtttttgcaCGGACTTTATTATATCATGAATGAAATAATGATTAAATGAATAAGTTTCTCAAATAATGCTAAAGGATTATTAATTCACTCATGACACATCTTCGAACTCTTGgatattgttcttgaatttcgACTTTTACAAGTGAAACTCTCTAacacttcttttttgtttaacCATCCGGTCTCGGAAATCCACTAGCTCGACTAATCAAGATTCACAACGGGTAAGGCTCCACCATTAAATGGAGGTAAAAGCAAAGAGAAAACTTGGTTTGAACCGGAAAATTACAGAACGAAAAACAAATCGGAAGAACACGAAGCATTCTTCTGATAATGATGATATTGTTCTATACTCATGAGACAAAAAGAGTTTAGTCAGCACTAAAAGAAATCCTCAGTATGACTTTCCACAGTGTATCAAGCTTCCAGCTCCCAAAAAGAGACCAAAAATGGCAGCACTTCCCAGAGTAGTTTGTCCAATGTATCGAATTTTCATTAAGCCGGGAACCTGCAAAATATTCAGAAAGTTCATGCCGTCATGGGCTAATAGTATGGCAGGAAAACTTGAATAACTATATCAAAAGTTCGACAAACTTGAGCCAATTTAAGAAGACTATAATAAGGGAACCACAGCATGAAACTTCGACAATCAACAGATTTCACTTGCATCTCAATCGCGAAAGGAGGAAAAAATCATTAGACATCTTGACACAAAggtaaagaaacaaaaagatcAAAGCAGAATCCTTATTTATAACCTACTTAATCCAGAAACTGATAGTAGTAAAGGCACAAACCAGAAATCGattagaatgaaaaagaaaagaaagagctACTGCTCTCGAAAGTACGATCCTCAACACCCTCATCAATGCTTGTCCGTTACTTGATGTCTGA
It encodes the following:
- the LOC125871268 gene encoding histidine kinase CKI1; the encoded protein is MPVGFCLVLLLIIVLVPAVLIPFWVHKVKIIEGEIKVYNVQDVLQRDYHKNIKFGFMLIILMIVVLAISIVTFVILTIRAARREMYLCSALIKQMEATQQAERKSMNKSTASARANHDVRASLAGISGLIWMCRVQASPQSELVKYLDHMESCKNDLLDILNSILDENKIEEGKKQLKDEEFNMEVLLEHVVNIYYPNGAMKNVDVLLDPCDGSIARFSRVKGDRIELQRILNNLLQNADKFTSEGHITLRAWARKPGFEESSNLAPNTSNSSIGCMPCLRLQNDESSAEVRVLNRVQQDPNCVEFIFEVDDTGKGIPKEKQKSVFENYVQVNDQTTSVHGSQAGTGLGLGITQSLVRLMGGEIGIVDKQIGEKGTCFRFNIFLIASDQPQLQEHQAISVNCAKEEDLESQLGGDYISNDSYYHSVASDNSITSHQKSNVILFIKEEERSRVLRRFMMNVLGLKVHVVNRHEQFPQTLKKVKGKITNSSSSSCKSKEIPLSALDGTDIDISSFQRRGRGLRFILIIIDTSDGLTREMSRAMAELRKDFPKNVSLRVVWIDKPGVDEDKLPSTDIVITKPLHGSRLFRVLKFTRETKDETTSRIKTQQHTLVQDVSVDVNGRSCKKLPLTGKKILVVEDDRMLLMICKTAVSKLGATTYTCKNGQEALDEVCKGLSEQQRDVGSSTPSPPFDYILMDCEMPEMDGFEATKCIRKEEARYGIRIPIIAFTAHTEKEETDKIFQAGMDYYLPKESKGEEILKAIDFIEHTKV
- the LOC125871784 gene encoding uncharacterized protein LOC125871784, which produces MARDSCLARVTAGVAVGGAIGGAVGAVYGTYEAVRYKVPGLMKIRYIGQTTLGSAAIFGLFLGAGSLIHCGKSY